From the Candidatus Krumholzibacteriia bacterium genome, the window GCCGGCTGCTCGCGGTGGAGGGGGACAGCCTCATCCTGCGGCTGGCAATCGGGCCCCGGGTGAAGGTTCACCGCGCGCAGGTCCTGGCCATCGTCTTCGACGATTCGCTGGCTGCGGCGGCAATGGCTTCGACCCCGGCGGGGCCGGGGGTGGCAGGAACGCCCGAGTATCAGGGCATGGGGAACATCTCGGTCGCCTTCAAGGATCGCCGCGTCTCCAGCAAGATATCCATCAAATACAAGAAGGACTGGGATGCGCACGTGCGATCCAACGACATCGTCATGGAACTGCTGCTGGATGGCGAACGGGTGTATAGCGTGACCGACAGCACCACGGACAAGACCATCTACCAGGGACACATAACGCAGTTGAAGAACGATATGACGCTGGAGGATTTCAGCGTGGAGGTGCCCGCGGGGCGTTACCAGTTGACCGTCGTGGTGCGCAACGCGGACGAAACTTCCTTCGCCAGCGCCTTCGACCCGGCGCCGCTGCACGCGGCGATGGTCATCGATGAACTGGAGGTGCGGACGGATCGGGGGGCGCGTGTGGAGGTGGGGATCGACCGCGGGCTGTTGAAGGCGGGCAAGGCCAGGCTGTACCGCGTCGAGTGACGGGGCCGCGGGCGTCTACTCGCCGGCGGGCTTCCTGATGTCATCGAGGGCGGCACGGATACGCGCGTTGAGCGCACGATCGCTTCCCACCACGTCGAGCGCCATTTCGTAGTAGGACCGGGCCAGGTTTGGGTCGTTCTTCTGGGCCTGAACCAGTCCCAGGCGGTACAGCACTTCGGGATCGCGCGGCGCGTGCAGCAGCGCGTTCTCGAGCGCGGACTGCGCCTGGTCAAGATCGCCCGCCGCCTCCAGCGCGGTGCCCAGCCCCAGCCACGCGGCGGCGTACTCGTCGTCGAGCTGGGTCGCCATGCGGTAGTGTCCCACCGCCTCGACGTTTCGTCCCTGGCCGGCGAAGGCGTCGCCGAGGCACTTGTGGATGCGGGCGTTCTCCGGCTGATACTCCAGCGCGTGCCGCAGCATGGACTCCGCCTGCACCCAGTTTCCCCTTCGGACCTGGCAGTCCCCGATGCCGATCATGGCCGCGACCACGGTCGTGTCCGCCGCGTAAACCTTCTGGAACTCGTTCAGCGCGTCGTCGGGCATGTCCCGCGCCAGGTAGGATTCCGCCAGGCCGAGCCGGCCGTAGCGGGAGTCGGGATCGCTGCGCAGCCCGCGGATGAAGTAGTGGCTGGCGTCGAGGTAGCGGCCGTTGTCCATGTACAACCACGCCATGTGAAACTGCGAGGGCGCGTAGCTGGGCCGCAGCGTGATGGCCTTGAGCAGCGCGTCGGACGCGGCCTGGTACTGTCCCGCGTCCAGCAGCAACTGGCCGTAGCCGGCGAGTGCCTCCACCATCTGCGGGTCGCGCTTGAGCGCGTACTCGTATTCCGTCTTGGCCGCCTGGTAGCGCCCCAGGGTCTTGTAGGCCTCGGCCATGTTGAGATGCACGACCACGTCCGCCGGGTCGGCCTGGGCGGCGATCTGCAGGTGCTCGAGCGCGGCCTCGGGCTGCCCCGCGGCCAGCAGCGCCACCCCCAGATTGATCTGCGCGTCGTTGTCGCTGGGACGCTCGCGCACCGACGCTTCGAAGTGGCCGACCGCCTGGGTGGTGTCGCCCCGCTCCATGGCTTCGATGCCGAGGTTGTACTGATCGATGGCGGTGTCGCGGCAGCCGGCGGCGGTCAGCAACGCGAGCGCACAGGTGATTGCAACGGGTAGCAGTGGTGGCTTGGGCATGGGTTTGCGGGACATTCCGGCCCCGCGTCGGGGCATCATAGCCAAGCCCGCGCGGCGATGTCAAAAGCAACCGGCGCCCGCGTGCTGCGGGCGCCGGTGTGCGGTCTCAGGATAGGGGGCCGCCGCGCTCTTTGGCGGACTTGCGCAGAAACGGCTCGAACAGGTCGATGGGGACGGGGAAGACGATGGTCGAGTTCTTCTCCGTGGCCACCTCGGTGAGCGTCTGCAGGAAGCGGAGCTGAATGGTGGTCGAGTTCTGGGAAATGATCTCGGCGGCGTCGCGCAGCTTGACCGACGCCTGGAACTCGCCCTCCGCGTGGATGATCTTGGAGCGGCGCTCGCGTTCCGCCTCGGCCTGGCGGGCGATGGCGCGCTGCATCTCGGCCGGGAGGTCGACGTGCTTGACCTCCACCAGAGAAACCTTAACACCCCACGCGTCGGTCTGCTCGTCGATGATCTTCTGCAGCTGTACGTTGATGACCTCGCGCTCGGACAGGAGCTGGTCGAGTTCGAACTGACCCACCACCGAGCGCAGCGTCGTCTGGGCGAGCTGGGTGGTGGCGTAGAGGTAGTCCTCGACCTCGTTGATGGCGCTGTTCGGGTCCATCACCCGGAAGTAGACCACCGCGTTCACCTTCACCGACACGTTGTCCTTGGTGATGATGTCCTGTGGCGCCACGTCCATGGTGACGACGCGAAGGCTCACCTTTACCATCTTGTCGACGACCGGAATGAGCAGAACGATGCCCGGCCCGCGCGCCCCCATCAGGCGCCCGAGGCGGAACACCACGCCGCGCTCGTACTCGCGCAGCACGCGCACCGCGCTGGCGATGAGCATGATGCCGATGATGATGATTCCAATCAGTGAGAATTGCACGACAACCTCCTTAACGATCAGCAGGGCGCACGGTCACGGTCATTCCGTCCACGTGCTCAACCACGATCCGGGTCCCCGCGGGGATGGGCTGCTCGCTGCGCGCGTTCCAGTACTCCCCATGCACGAACACGGACCCGCCCTCGTGCACGTCGCTGCGCGCCGTGCCCACCGCGCCCAGCAGACCTTCGTTGCCGGTGGTGACCTTGCGGCGTTGGGCCCGGATGCCCATCCCCACGGCAAACAGGAAGAACAGCGCGGTGAACAGCACCGACGGTATGATCACGGCCAGCGATACCCGCATGAACGGAAGCGGGGAATCTATGAGCATGATGGATCCCACGAACATGGCGGCGATGCCTCCAATGGTGAGCGCGCCGTGCGACGTGATCTTCACCTCGAGGACGAAGAGCACGATGCCCAGCAGGATAAGCGCGATGCCGGTCCAGTTGACCGGGAGCATTTGCAACCCGAACGCGGCCATGATGATGGCAACGGCACCGGCCACACCGGGCAGCACCGCGCCGGGATTCTGCAGTTCGAAGAACAGCCCAAAAACCCCGATCAGCATCAGGACGTACGCGATGTTGGGGTCGGATATGCGCGAGAGGAAGCGCTCACGGAACGAGGGCGGCAGTTCCACCACCGTCGCACCCGCCGTGTGCAGGGTCACCTCTCCCTCTCGAACCTCGACCGTGCGACCGTCGATCGCTTCCAGCAACTGACGCATGTCGCCCGCAACCAGGTCGACGACGCCTTCCTCGACGGCTTCCTCGGCCGTCGATGAGATGCTCTCGCGAACCACGCGCTCGGCCCACTCCACGTTGCGGCCGCGCCGGGTGGCCAGGCTGCGCGCATAGGCGGCGGCATCGTTGGTTATCTTTTCGGTCATGACCCCGCTGGTGTCGGCGCCGCCGCCACCGAGGGCCACCGGGTGCGCGGCGCCGATGTTGGTCCCGGGTGTCATGGCGGAAATGTGCGCGGCGAGCGCGATTACAGCGCCGGCGCTGGCGGCGTGGGCCCCGCCCGGATGGACGTAGACCACGACGGGCACGGGGCTTGCGAGAATGGCCTGGATGATGTCGCGCATGGCGGCGGACAGGCCCCCGGGCGTATCCATGCGGATCACCAGGCAGGCGGCGCCGCGATCCGAAGCGTCGCCGATGACGCGCTGCACGTACTCGGTGGTGGCGGGGCCGATGGGTCCGTCGATATCCGCCGCGACGACCGGCGCGCGGTCCGCCGGGGACTGCGCGAGGGCGCTCGAGGCGAGCAGGGCGAGCATGAGCACGCCGAAGAGTCGGGATCCAATGGGTGTGTGTGTCACGGCTGGCATCTCCATCGCGCCGCGCGGCCGCTGGTGGCGCCGGTTGCCGGACGATCCGGTGCCCGAATGGTATGACAGCTGCCGCGGCGGTGAAAGCGCAATCGCGGGCGGCGCGGGATTGGATTTGATATAATGCGGGATGCTTTGCTAGATTTCGGGCACGAGGGTGGTCCCGCAGCGCCCCAAGGAGAGGGTTCCTTCGAACATGTCCTGCTGCTCAACGCCTCGTTTGAACCACTGAACGTGATCGGCTGGCGCCGGGCTGTAAAGCTCATCGTCCTGGACAAGGCCGAGGTCGTGGTGGCTTCGGAGCGAGAAATCCACAGCGTCACCCGGCGGATGGCGGTGCCGTCCGTGGTGCGCCTTACGACCTTCGTGCGCTTTCACCGGCGCGAAGCCAAGTTCTCCCGACGCAACATCTACACGCGCGACGGTTTCGTCTGCCAGTACTGCGGCGACCGTCCGCCGGTGAGCGAACTCACCTGTGACCACGTGGTGCCCCGTTCCCGCGGCGGACGCACTGAGTGGTCCAATATCGTCACCTGCTGTATCCCCTGCAACCGGCGCAAGGGCGGGCGAACGCCCGCCGAGGCAGGCTTGCACCTGGTGAAGAAGCCGGCGCAGCCCACCTGGCTGTGGGGCGTGCAGCACCGCTTCGCCAATCGCCGCCCGCCCAAGGCGTGGCACGCGTACCTCTACATCGCGCGGGATCGGGAAGTCGTATCGTGAGGATGGGGGCAGGGGGGAGCTGGTGCCGGAGGTCGGAATCGAACCGACATGGAGTTGCCTCCGGGGGATTTTGAGTCCCCTGCGTCTACCAGTTTCACCACTCCGGCACCGGGGAATTTCCCCCGCATTATCCAGACAAACGCCCGGCAAGTCCAGATATTCCGCTTGACGATGCTGCGCATTCTGTTA encodes:
- a CDS encoding tetratricopeptide repeat protein — protein: MSRKPMPKPPLLPVAITCALALLTAAGCRDTAIDQYNLGIEAMERGDTTQAVGHFEASVRERPSDNDAQINLGVALLAAGQPEAALEHLQIAAQADPADVVVHLNMAEAYKTLGRYQAAKTEYEYALKRDPQMVEALAGYGQLLLDAGQYQAASDALLKAITLRPSYAPSQFHMAWLYMDNGRYLDASHYFIRGLRSDPDSRYGRLGLAESYLARDMPDDALNEFQKVYAADTTVVAAMIGIGDCQVRRGNWVQAESMLRHALEYQPENARIHKCLGDAFAGQGRNVEAVGHYRMATQLDDEYAAAWLGLGTALEAAGDLDQAQSALENALLHAPRDPEVLYRLGLVQAQKNDPNLARSYYEMALDVVGSDRALNARIRAALDDIRKPAGE
- a CDS encoding slipin family protein; translated protein: MLIASAVRVLREYERGVVFRLGRLMGARGPGIVLLIPVVDKMVKVSLRVVTMDVAPQDIITKDNVSVKVNAVVYFRVMDPNSAINEVEDYLYATTQLAQTTLRSVVGQFELDQLLSEREVINVQLQKIIDEQTDAWGVKVSLVEVKHVDLPAEMQRAIARQAEAERERRSKIIHAEGEFQASVKLRDAAEIISQNSTTIQLRFLQTLTEVATEKNSTIVFPVPIDLFEPFLRKSAKERGGPLS
- a CDS encoding nodulation protein NfeD, which encodes MPAVTHTPIGSRLFGVLMLALLASSALAQSPADRAPVVAADIDGPIGPATTEYVQRVIGDASDRGAACLVIRMDTPGGLSAAMRDIIQAILASPVPVVVYVHPGGAHAASAGAVIALAAHISAMTPGTNIGAAHPVALGGGGADTSGVMTEKITNDAAAYARSLATRRGRNVEWAERVVRESISSTAEEAVEEGVVDLVAGDMRQLLEAIDGRTVEVREGEVTLHTAGATVVELPPSFRERFLSRISDPNIAYVLMLIGVFGLFFELQNPGAVLPGVAGAVAIIMAAFGLQMLPVNWTGIALILLGIVLFVLEVKITSHGALTIGGIAAMFVGSIMLIDSPLPFMRVSLAVIIPSVLFTALFFLFAVGMGIRAQRRKVTTGNEGLLGAVGTARSDVHEGGSVFVHGEYWNARSEQPIPAGTRIVVEHVDGMTVTVRPADR
- a CDS encoding HNH endonuclease; translated protein: MIGWRRAVKLIVLDKAEVVVASEREIHSVTRRMAVPSVVRLTTFVRFHRREAKFSRRNIYTRDGFVCQYCGDRPPVSELTCDHVVPRSRGGRTEWSNIVTCCIPCNRRKGGRTPAEAGLHLVKKPAQPTWLWGVQHRFANRRPPKAWHAYLYIARDREVVS